Genomic segment of Variovorax sp. OAS795:
GCCGAAGGAGTGGATGGATTCCACCCAGCCCGCCTCGATGGCCGGAATCAGCGCCGGGTGCGGGTTGAGCGCCCAGTGCTTGCCGATCTTGCCCTTGAGCCCGAGCGACTCCGCATAGGTCGGCAGCAGCAGCTCGATGGCCGCGGTGTCGAAGCCGATGCCGTGGTTCAGGCGCTGCACGCCGTACTCGGCATAGATGCCCTTGATGGCCATCATGGCCATCAGGATCTGGACCTCGCTGATCTGCGCCGGGTCGCGCGTGAACAGCGGCTCGATGAAGTTGGGGCGCGGCGCCTTGACCACGAAGCTCACCCAGTCGGCCGGAATGTCGATGCGCGGCAGCGTGGTGGTCTTGCCGTCGACCATTTCGTTGACCTGCGCAATCACGATGCCGCCCGAGAACGCGGTGGCTTCGACGATGGCCGGCGTGTCTTCGGTGTTGGGGCCGGTGTAGAGGTTGCCTTCGGCATCGGCGGCCTGAGCGGCGACCAGCGCGACCTTGGGCGTGAGGTCGACGAAGTAGCGCGCGAACAGCTCGAGGTAGGTGTGGATGGCGCCGATCTCGATGCGCCCCGCCGACACCAGCTTGGCCAGCCGTGCGCCCTGCGGCCCCGAGAAGCTGAAGTCCAGCCGCGCGGCCACGCCGTTCTCGAACACGTCCAGGTGCTCCGGCAGCGCCAGCACCGACTGCACCATGTGCAGGCCGTGCACCTTGGCCGGATCCACCTGCACCAGCGCCTGCGCGAGGAAGTCGGCCTGCTTCTGGTTGTTGCCTTCGAGGCAGACCCGGTCGCCGGGCGCGAGCACCGCTTCGAGCAGGGTGGCGATGGCGTCGGTCTCGACGCGCTTGCCGGCGAGCCGCTTGCCGAGGGCTTCGGCCGCGCGCGCCAGCCGCGCGGCGCGGTCGTCGGCCTTGGAGGTCCAGGTGGTGGAGATCATGGGAAGAGGGATTGGATTGCGGTCGAAAACGGAAAGCTGCGCTTCACAGGACCACGAAGAGCAGCCACACCACCACGGGCGCCACCAGCGTCACGATGGCGCCGTACACCATCAGCTGCCGGAAGAACACGTCGCGGTCCACGCCCTTGGCATTGGCGAGCACCAATGCGCCGTTGGTGGAGAACGGGCTGACATCGACGATGGTCGATGACACGGCCATGGCTGCGATGAAGCCGATCGCGCTGACGCCGGCATCGCCCTGCAGGAACGGCACCGCCAGCGGGATCAGCGAACCGAGCACCGCGGTCGACGAGGCGAAGGCCGAGACCACGGCGCCGACGAAGCACAGCAGCAGCGCGGCGACCATGGGCGAGGTGAGCCCGGCCACGCTGTGGCCGACGAAATCGATGGTGCCCATCTTTTCCATCACGCCCACATAGGTGCTGACACCCACGATCAGCATGATCTCCGGCCACGAGACCTGGCCCAGTGCGCGCTTTTGCAGGTTGGGCGCCATCAGCGTGAGCACCAGGCCGATGGTGATGGAGACGAAGCCGATGTCCTGCTTGAAGAACAGCGTCAGCACGGCCAGCGCCAGCAGGCCGAGGACGGTGGCGACCTGGTAGCCGCGCGAGCCTGCGTTCGCGGCTTCGGCCGGCGCAGATTCCATCAGCGAGTTACGTGCGCCGTCCGCGGTGCGCCGCTCTTCGGAGAACGACTCGCCTTCGGCGTCGCCATACACCTGGGCCCCGCCTTGCCCATGCGACACGCGCTGCACCACCGGCGCACTGCCGTCGAGGTTCGCGCGCTGGCGCAGCAGCTTCATGCCGCCCATGAGGAAGAACAGCAGCAGCGACACCGCCAGGTTGACGCCCAGGCTTGCGAGCATGGTGGCGATCTCGTTCAGCGGCAGGCCGGCCTTGGCGACAATCTTGTTGGTGATGCCGCCGTAGATGCTGATCGGCGAGAAGCCGCCACCCTGCGCGCCGTGCACGACCATCAGTCCCATGAGCAGCGGATTGATGCCGTACTTGGCCGCAAAGCCGAGCGCAATGGGCGCGATGATCGCCACCGCCGCCGGGCTCACGGCACCTACCGCCGTGAGCAGCGCGGCGATGAAGAACATGATCCACGGAATGGCTGCGATGCGCCCGCGCACGGCGCGCACCGCCAGCCTCACGAGCCAGTCGATGGTGCCGTTGTTCTGCGCCAGCGCAAACAGGTAGGTGATGCCCACCAGCGTGAGGAACAGGTCGGCCGGAAAGCCGCCCATGATCGCCTTGGCGTTCATGCCGGCCACCAGCGTGCCGACCAGGAACGCACCGACGAAGGCGATAACGCCCATGTTGATGGGCAGCACCGTGGCCAGCACGAACATGCCGACCAGTGCGTAGATCGAAATCCAATGTGAACTCATCGAGGCGTCTCCGGTGTTTTAGGTACGGCGCACATGCCTGTGCGCCTGGGTACGTACGGTACGCACCCCCTCCGGGACGATCAATGAAGCGGCGTCGTCGACCTTTACGCTGGGTGAAACGATCGAGGGTTAACCCTCAACGATTCGTGGCGGCGCACTCAGGCGAGGTCGGCCCTCGCCAGCCGGCACACCGACAGCAGCGCGAGCAGGTTGGGATCGCGCTCGCGCGTGCGCAAAAAATTGAGCGCGATGGTCTGGCGCATCAGGTACCGCGGCTGCAGCGGGATCAGCTGCACCTTCTGCGGCATGACCCCGCGCACCC
This window contains:
- the mdcA gene encoding malonate decarboxylase subunit alpha translates to MISTTWTSKADDRAARLARAAEALGKRLAGKRVETDAIATLLEAVLAPGDRVCLEGNNQKQADFLAQALVQVDPAKVHGLHMVQSVLALPEHLDVFENGVAARLDFSFSGPQGARLAKLVSAGRIEIGAIHTYLELFARYFVDLTPKVALVAAQAADAEGNLYTGPNTEDTPAIVEATAFSGGIVIAQVNEMVDGKTTTLPRIDIPADWVSFVVKAPRPNFIEPLFTRDPAQISEVQILMAMMAIKGIYAEYGVQRLNHGIGFDTAAIELLLPTYAESLGLKGKIGKHWALNPHPALIPAIEAGWVESIHSFGSELGMEDYIRARSDVFFTGPDGSLRSNRAFCQAAGHYACDMFIGSTLQIDLDGNSSTATLGRIAGFGGAPNMGADARGRRHASPAWLKAGREARAGRTGAAGTPRGQKLVVQMVETFREHMQPAFVDRLDAWTLQEQAGMDLPPIMIYGDDVSHILTEEGIANLLMCRSDAEREQAIRGVAGYTAVGLARDRRAVENLRDRGVIRRPQDLGIDPRQATRNLLAARSMRDLVRASGGLYQPPRRFRNW
- a CDS encoding SLC13 family permease, translated to MSSHWISIYALVGMFVLATVLPINMGVIAFVGAFLVGTLVAGMNAKAIMGGFPADLFLTLVGITYLFALAQNNGTIDWLVRLAVRAVRGRIAAIPWIMFFIAALLTAVGAVSPAAVAIIAPIALGFAAKYGINPLLMGLMVVHGAQGGGFSPISIYGGITNKIVAKAGLPLNEIATMLASLGVNLAVSLLLFFLMGGMKLLRQRANLDGSAPVVQRVSHGQGGAQVYGDAEGESFSEERRTADGARNSLMESAPAEAANAGSRGYQVATVLGLLALAVLTLFFKQDIGFVSITIGLVLTLMAPNLQKRALGQVSWPEIMLIVGVSTYVGVMEKMGTIDFVGHSVAGLTSPMVAALLLCFVGAVVSAFASSTAVLGSLIPLAVPFLQGDAGVSAIGFIAAMAVSSTIVDVSPFSTNGALVLANAKGVDRDVFFRQLMVYGAIVTLVAPVVVWLLFVVL